The following proteins are encoded in a genomic region of Labeo rohita strain BAU-BD-2019 chromosome 5, IGBB_LRoh.1.0, whole genome shotgun sequence:
- the LOC127165429 gene encoding spermatogenesis-associated protein 22: protein MWRNENQRPTAGCLSVPLFNQRKRNRLPLTSNPSESELFTTSHYNETQTSSSSSALPTLGQSVQWNQRAYLSSQQASMRCAPSPGVAGRGYAPLPHPKKPANVWSQTGQQRPPVRQDSMPAVGSQLHGGFPRSSSVSHGQPRWSSSIQNQQSFHMPTNSPRLPYRPQQCTPTAGSTRDPGTQNNSGKWNFRPIGQSASGMWAKEKMDTSSVWTTPQQQKPPRETSLRVITAVIEGMKHWSQYRNRVPMLFEVFATLDSAVTVGEYGAKKFLMRDGKEVVQCLYYENDQTLPRLIRGQVHRCVGNYDKQKDTMTCVSVRAASLSEQRNALEAVRASDAEMRNVVLALSEM from the exons ATGTGGAGGAATGAAAACCAGAGACCAACCGCAG GCTGTCTCTCCGTGCCTCTGTTTAATCAAAGGAAGAGGAACAGGCTGCCTTTGACGTCTAATCCCTCAGAGAGTGAGCTCTTCACTACCAGCCACTACAATGAGACACaaacctcctcctcctcctctgctCTTCCCA CATTAGGTCAGAGTGTTCAGTGGAACCAGCGAGCATATCTTTCATCACAGCAAGCCAGCATGAGATGTGCTCCTTCACCGGGTGTGGCGGGACGAGGATATGCACCTTTACCTCACCCAAAAAAACCTGCCAATGTCTG GTCACAGACAGGGCAACAGAGGCCTCCAGTGAGACAGGATTCGATGCCAGCAGTTGGTTCCCAGCTTCATGGTGGCTTTCCAAGGAGCAGCTCAGTTTCACACGGCCAGCCCAGATGGTCCAGCAGCATCCAGAATCAACAGTCATTTCACATGCCGACAAATTCCCCCAGACTGCCGTACCGTCCCCAGCAGTGTACCCCTACAGCAGGAAGCACTCGGGACCCTGGTACTCAAAATAACAGTGGAAAGTGGAACTTCAGGCCTATTGGACAATCAGCCAGTGGAATGTGGGCAAAAGAAAAGATGGACACCTCAAGTGTCTGGACCACCCCTCAGCAGCAG AAGCCCCCTCGTGAGACATCACTGCGTGTTATTACCGCTGTTATTGAGGGCATGAAGCACTGGAGCCAGTACAGAAACAGAGTACCAATGCTGTTTGAGGTGTTTG CTACACTGGACTCTGCAGTTACAGTTGGAGAATACGGAGCAAAGAAATTTCTCATGAGGGATGGTAAAGAGGTGGTCCAGTGCCTTTACTATGAAAAT gatCAGACACTGCCCAGACTGATCAGAGGTCAGGTGCATCGCTGCGTTGGAAACTACGACAAACAAAAGGACACGATGACTTGTGTGTCAGTCCGAGCTGCTTCACTGTCAGAGCAAAGGAATGCCCTGGAGGCTGTGAGAGCGTCAGATGCAGAGATGAGAAATGTGGTGCTGGCTCTCAGTGAAATGTGA
- the LOC127165432 gene encoding 15-hydroxyprostaglandin dehydrogenase [NAD(+)]-like — protein MYNNAGVVSEKDWEKIIAINMVGLARRTYLALKYTENNPNGKEVIINISSTAGLRFVPTAHIYTAPKYAVVGFSHAIAAVAMNTNLELRINILCPATVKTDLLSSPNIPFWAVFTHSRRE, from the exons ATGTACAACAATGCAGGGGTTGTCAGTGAAAAAGACTGGGAGAAAATCATTGCCATAAACATG GTTGGGTTGGCAAGGAGAACATATCTGGCTCTAAAGTACACGGAGAACAATCCTAATGGAAAAGAGGTCATTATCAACATATCATCTACTGCAG GTCTGCGGTTTGTGCCGACAGCGCACATTTACACAGCACCTAAATATGCAGTGGTGGGATTCAGCCATGCTATTGCA GCTGTTGCTATGAACACCAACCTTGAGCTGAGGATCAACATTCTCTGTCCAGCTACAGTGAAGACTGACCTGCTGTCTTCTCCTAATATACCATTTTGGGCAGTTTTCACACATAGTAGGAGGGAATGA
- the c5h11orf54 gene encoding LOW QUALITY PROTEIN: ester hydrolase C11orf54 homolog (The sequence of the model RefSeq protein was modified relative to this genomic sequence to represent the inferred CDS: deleted 1 base in 1 codon) — translation MHEPDRSIHTSRGMANTGNTEKVQLHVPDLAELCQVLQSGLNKNFSDVKVSVADCPDLTQEPFGFPVKGLCGQPRITDVGGVPYLIPVAQPDKVYNMNTVSKEVELPGGFFLGAGAVSRKTTGMNAELIPLVLTEAEGRPAVNSSYFSSINPVDEKCLLEKYSDRFSDCDFGLLANLYACEGKPGQVIEVKASIRTGEESLVSSMRKTMEEHYGEKSVALGGTFVLQKGKAKIHIMPREFSACPLNTNEDVNNWLKHFEVSAPLIFQTVMVSKDPGLDLRVEHTHGFSHHGEGGHYYTDTTPDTVEYLGYFMPAEFVYRIDRPTETHNIGRD, via the exons ATGCATGAGCCTGACAGATCAATACACACATCGAGAGGGATGGCAAACACCGGCAACACCGAAAAAGTCCAGCTGCACGTTCCAGATCTCGCGGAATTATGTCAGG TGTTGCAATCAGGACTGAATAAGAATTTTTCTGATGTAAAAGTGTCTGTTGCTGACTGTCCAGATCTTACACAAGAGCCTTTCGGGTTTCCTGTCAAGG GTCTGTGTGGCCAGCCTCGTATTACTGATGTTGGCGGTGTACCATATCTGATTCCTGTGGCCCAACCGGACAAG GTGTACAACATGAACACTGTGTCCAAGGAGGTGGAGCTGCCTGGTGGA TTTTTTCTTGGTGCTGGTGCTGTTTCCCGCAAGACAACTGGGATGAATGCAGAG TTAATACCTCTGGTGCTGACTGAAGCTGAAGGAAGACCTGCAGTGAACAGCAGTTATTTTTCATCCATCAACCCAGTGGATGAAAAATGTCTGTTGGAGAAATACAGCGACAGGTTCAGTGACTGCGACTTTGGCCTACTCGCAAACCTTTATGCATGTGAGGGCAAACCTGGACAG GTCATTGAGGTGAAAGCCTCCATAAGGACTGGAGAGGAGAGTCTTGTGAGCTCCATGAGAAAGACCATGGAAGAACATTATGGGGAGAAGAGCGTGGCCCTTGGGGGAACTTTCGTCCTACAAAAGGGGAAGGCAAAGATCCACATCATG CCACGTGAATTCTCCGCCTGCCCTCTAAACACCAATGAGGACGTCAATAACTGGCTCAAGCATTTTGAAGTCAGTGCTCCACTGATCTTTCAAACTGTCATGGTGTCCAAAGACCCA GGTCTTGACCTGAGAGTGGAACATACACATGGCTTCAGTCACCATGGTGAGGGGGGCCATTACTACACAGACACCACCCCAGACACAGTGGAGTATCTGGGATACTTCATGCCCGCTGAGTTTGTCTACCGCATCGACCGACCCACAGAGACACACAATATTGGCAGAGATTAA